A genomic segment from Methanolobus zinderi encodes:
- the gvpD gene encoding gas vesicle protein GvpD P-loop domain-containing protein: MIPGEIEQFFSSQFGKSLLVKGKPGTGKTTFVFEILNELCPEGNCVYISPRIDKTSSYGKFPWIEGDFSNNEDFLRMLASRIKVIWESGDSKPMIVVDSIDSLSIATTRSSRWEDNKFELERLLSDFSRKVNADLVLITEQTEVTSLDYLVDGVVSLEVSEIYDADIRKIQLLKLRGVEMSQSRYVFTLDGGKFTSFEPFRVSYPKNTAVPDAIADPMESKISTGSPDFDEILGGGYQKGSFNLFEITSGVGDSFYSLLLPTFINHLILGRGLLSMPTEGTSVETEKRMISPFTTGQDLAGQFKGFEIRDQKGRIPSYIAAFSGNVYKDMDVFYQSKNEMVRQHGSPLLDYIGLDSMEYNYGWENISPIIGQMASVTKTTDNVVLAVTKHGQKITDSVAHMATTHWKFENVDKTLVMYGIVPKTGLYVAQMDFSSGYPQVRITPIK, encoded by the coding sequence ATGATTCCAGGGGAGATAGAGCAGTTCTTTTCTTCCCAGTTCGGGAAGTCCCTGCTCGTAAAAGGCAAACCAGGTACCGGTAAAACCACATTCGTATTCGAAATACTGAATGAGCTCTGTCCCGAGGGGAACTGTGTCTACATATCTCCACGGATAGACAAAACTTCATCCTATGGCAAATTCCCGTGGATAGAGGGGGATTTCAGCAATAACGAGGATTTTCTCAGGATGCTTGCTTCCCGGATCAAGGTGATCTGGGAGTCCGGTGATTCAAAACCCATGATCGTGGTAGACTCCATTGACTCACTGAGCATTGCCACAACCAGATCGTCCCGATGGGAAGACAACAAGTTCGAGCTCGAGCGTCTGCTATCCGATTTTTCCAGAAAGGTGAATGCTGATCTTGTGCTCATAACCGAGCAGACAGAGGTCACATCACTTGATTATCTGGTTGACGGAGTGGTATCCCTTGAAGTTTCGGAGATCTATGATGCTGATATCCGTAAGATTCAGTTGCTAAAACTCCGTGGGGTTGAGATGTCCCAGTCGCGCTATGTTTTTACACTGGATGGCGGGAAGTTCACAAGTTTCGAACCCTTCAGGGTTTCCTATCCCAAAAATACCGCTGTTCCCGATGCTATTGCAGATCCCATGGAAAGCAAGATATCCACCGGCAGTCCCGATTTTGATGAGATACTCGGTGGCGGGTATCAGAAAGGCAGCTTCAACCTCTTTGAGATCACAAGTGGTGTCGGAGACTCATTCTACAGCCTTCTGCTTCCTACATTTATCAATCACCTGATCCTTGGCAGGGGTCTGTTAAGCATGCCCACGGAGGGTACCAGTGTTGAGACCGAAAAGAGGATGATCTCACCCTTTACCACAGGCCAGGATCTTGCAGGGCAGTTCAAGGGTTTTGAGATACGTGACCAGAAAGGTCGAATTCCTTCATACATCGCTGCTTTTTCAGGTAATGTATATAAAGACATGGATGTCTTCTATCAGTCAAAGAATGAGATGGTGCGACAGCATGGTTCTCCTCTTCTGGATTACATAGGGCTTGACAGCATGGAGTACAACTATGGCTGGGAGAACATTAGTCCTATCATAGGACAGATGGCATCGGTGACTAAAACTACTGATAATGTCGTGCTTGCTGTTACAAAACATGGCCAGAAGATAACCGATTCGGTGGCACATATGGCCACGACCCACTGGAAGTTCGAGAACGTTGACAAGACTCTTGTCATGTATGGTATTGTACCCAAAACAGGATTGTATGTGGCCCAGATGGATTTCAGTTCAGGCTATCCGCAGGTACGGATCACCCCGATCAAATAA
- a CDS encoding type II/IV secretion system ATPase subunit has translation MDQEFEKAIQRNPHLGDYVRKFMKENDADEPTFMVSLSKDIDSENVNIILPVGDPVFIHLYGTAELGEVRYYGIEPLLNGLEKKKYDAVLSIILEKSSLEPVPESESELKDLITKLLNDSVDVGSGGSMDEEVAGKFDIIQKLMPVQKKVPMTQNEYNKILYHIERDIIGSGPIEPIIRDPYLEDISSIGVDNVFIVHKIFDTVKTNLTFGDEQGLDDWLRSMSERIGRPVSDARPIADGALPDGSRINIIYSIDVSRRGSSFTMRKFSEVPVSIIQLINWGALSPEMAAYMWMCLENGMSVFFSGETASGKTTMLNACLSFVNPKAKIFSAEDTAEVQPPQPVWQQLITREEGPPDSRVDTFALLKAALRSRPNYIIVGEIRGAEGNVAFQGMQTGHPVLATFHASAVTKMIQRLTADPINVPVTFIDNLNVAMILSAVYRKGKFLRRCLAIEEIEGYYEEVGGVVTRAVFQWDPETDTHNFRGLNNSFILENKIATKLGYEDKRLIYQDLFLRARILDEMRSRGIDDYYDVLEIIVNFYKHGVDGLPFVV, from the coding sequence ATGGATCAGGAATTTGAGAAAGCCATACAGAGAAATCCGCATCTTGGTGATTATGTCAGGAAGTTCATGAAAGAAAACGACGCCGATGAACCAACATTCATGGTAAGTCTGTCCAAGGACATTGATTCGGAAAACGTCAATATAATTTTACCTGTGGGAGACCCTGTCTTCATTCATCTTTACGGTACAGCCGAACTTGGAGAGGTCCGGTATTATGGTATTGAACCATTATTGAACGGGCTTGAAAAGAAGAAATATGATGCTGTCCTGAGTATAATCCTGGAAAAATCCTCTCTGGAACCGGTTCCCGAATCCGAATCAGAACTAAAGGACCTGATCACCAAGCTTCTCAACGATTCAGTGGATGTGGGTTCTGGTGGCAGCATGGATGAGGAGGTAGCAGGGAAGTTCGATATAATCCAGAAACTGATGCCTGTCCAGAAGAAAGTGCCGATGACCCAGAACGAGTACAACAAGATCCTCTATCATATTGAGAGAGATATCATCGGCTCCGGTCCGATCGAGCCTATCATCAGGGACCCGTACCTTGAGGATATCAGCAGTATCGGTGTGGATAATGTCTTTATCGTCCACAAGATTTTCGATACTGTGAAGACAAACCTCACTTTCGGGGATGAGCAGGGACTGGATGACTGGCTCAGGAGTATGAGTGAGCGTATCGGACGTCCGGTCAGTGATGCCCGCCCCATAGCCGACGGTGCTCTTCCTGATGGTTCCCGTATTAACATCATTTACAGTATAGATGTCAGTAGGCGTGGTAGCAGTTTTACCATGCGTAAATTCAGTGAGGTGCCCGTAAGTATCATCCAGCTTATCAACTGGGGTGCGCTGAGCCCTGAAATGGCAGCTTACATGTGGATGTGTCTTGAGAACGGCATGAGTGTCTTCTTCAGTGGCGAGACAGCAAGTGGTAAGACCACAATGCTGAATGCATGTCTTTCCTTTGTTAACCCGAAGGCAAAGATATTCTCAGCAGAGGATACGGCAGAGGTCCAGCCACCGCAACCTGTGTGGCAGCAGCTTATCACCCGTGAGGAGGGACCACCCGATTCCAGGGTGGATACATTTGCTCTGCTCAAGGCTGCACTGCGTTCAAGGCCGAACTACATTATCGTTGGTGAGATTCGAGGAGCCGAAGGTAATGTGGCTTTTCAGGGTATGCAGACAGGACACCCTGTACTGGCTACATTTCACGCATCTGCTGTCACCAAGATGATCCAGCGTCTGACGGCAGATCCCATCAATGTTCCCGTGACTTTCATAGATAACCTGAATGTGGCAATGATATTGTCTGCGGTTTATCGTAAGGGTAAGTTCCTGAGGCGCTGTCTTGCGATTGAGGAGATAGAAGGATATTATGAGGAAGTTGGTGGAGTTGTCACCAGGGCCGTGTTCCAGTGGGACCCGGAGACTGACACACATAACTTCAGGGGTCTGAACAACAGTTTCATCCTTGAGAACAAGATCGCAACAAAACTCGGTTATGAGGACAAGAGACTGATATATCAGGATCTTTTCCTCAGAGCCAGGATACTTGATGAGATGCGCTCACGCGGTATCGATGATTATTATGATGTGCTTGAGATAATCGTGAATTTCTATAAGCATGGTGTGGACGGTCTTCCGTTTGTAGTATAG
- a CDS encoding flagellar protein G yields the protein MRDEHQDVRHSLFKAEKAETAVTHMIFFIAAIIIAMGVVTVLSADIQSMVASSSVSSKLLSDQMRTDITIVNDPYVIPYDSTGNYYTFYAKNTGKTELVPEFVTVMVDGVMIESANVDMDLPDGDVIWRPGDVLIINVITDPSPLNEGDHRILVAAENGKSGGMSFIT from the coding sequence ATGAGGGATGAACACCAGGATGTAAGGCATTCGCTTTTCAAAGCTGAGAAGGCAGAGACGGCTGTAACTCATATGATATTCTTTATTGCAGCCATTATTATCGCAATGGGAGTCGTTACCGTACTCTCAGCCGATATCCAGTCTATGGTAGCCTCATCCTCTGTTAGCAGTAAGTTGCTCTCCGATCAGATGAGAACAGACATAACCATTGTCAATGACCCCTATGTCATTCCCTATGACTCCACCGGGAATTACTATACCTTCTATGCAAAGAACACAGGCAAGACCGAACTTGTACCCGAATTTGTAACGGTCATGGTAGATGGTGTCATGATAGAGTCAGCAAATGTCGATATGGATCTTCCCGATGGTGATGTCATATGGCGTCCAGGAGATGTTCTTATCATCAATGTCATAACAGATCCTTCTCCCCTGAACGAGGGTGACCATCGCATACTTGTTGCAGCCGAGAACGGAAAATCCGGTGGTATGAGCTTTATAACTTAA
- a CDS encoding response regulator transcription factor: MEDRTAEILATLRSELANKTSLFFAPVDSFVERLVYFHVYDVLTNNADRNVVWLCLNSPRDKVLNKFGDFGLDIDGFMDRIWFIDIEMPGTEPQKNTLYCSSAADYTKMASHISNLFEKNPGSLLVIDNMNVLAGDTMQVVENFMQFVEKKIREKQGGMVSILLKDIVSADTEMLIKSFFDVVLEATNIGEVHAQVGLKDFDFLYTVEEGSIKLEYSRKKIRSDKLKILIVDDEPDIPELLKLSLINEPYEFLVAYNGEQAIETALKEKPDLILLDIMMPDMDGYEVVEQLKESKTASDIPVIMISAKTAVEDKVKGMELGIDDYISKPFDKREVKARIKMVMRRLGWTEED; encoded by the coding sequence ATGGAAGATCGGACTGCTGAAATTCTGGCCACTTTAAGGAGTGAATTGGCAAACAAGACCTCTCTGTTCTTTGCCCCTGTAGACAGCTTTGTGGAACGTCTTGTCTATTTTCATGTCTATGATGTACTGACTAACAATGCTGACAGGAATGTGGTCTGGCTCTGTCTTAATTCTCCCAGGGATAAGGTCCTGAACAAATTCGGGGATTTCGGTCTGGATATCGATGGATTCATGGATCGTATCTGGTTCATTGACATTGAAATGCCAGGTACGGAGCCTCAGAAGAACACTCTTTACTGTAGCTCTGCGGCAGATTATACAAAGATGGCGTCACACATATCCAACCTTTTTGAGAAAAATCCCGGATCACTGCTTGTTATCGATAATATGAACGTTCTTGCAGGAGACACCATGCAGGTGGTCGAGAACTTCATGCAGTTTGTGGAGAAAAAGATACGTGAGAAGCAGGGCGGTATGGTTTCCATACTCCTGAAGGACATAGTTTCCGCTGATACGGAAATGCTTATCAAGTCATTCTTTGATGTCGTACTTGAAGCCACAAATATAGGTGAGGTGCATGCACAGGTCGGACTGAAGGATTTTGACTTTCTGTACACCGTGGAAGAGGGTTCTATCAAACTGGAATACTCCAGAAAGAAGATCAGAAGTGATAAACTGAAGATCCTTATCGTGGATGATGAACCTGATATTCCCGAACTTCTTAAACTCTCGCTTATAAACGAACCTTACGAGTTCCTGGTCGCCTACAACGGTGAACAGGCCATCGAAACCGCCCTGAAGGAAAAACCGGATCTTATACTGCTGGATATCATGATGCCTGATATGGACGGATATGAGGTTGTCGAGCAGCTTAAGGAAAGTAAAACCGCAAGTGATATACCTGTTATAATGATCTCCGCAAAGACCGCGGTCGAAGATAAGGTCAAGGGTATGGAACTTGGAATTGACGATTATATATCAAAACCATTCGACAAAAGGGAAGTTAAAGCCCGTATTAAGATGGTCATGAGAAGACTTGGATGGACAGAAGAGGATTAA
- a CDS encoding ATPase domain-containing protein, producing MAKIYSFQVARDELNDKLGGGFPAGSLVVIEGGSGGGKSSITQRLAYGLNENEVSVTFVSTQLTTKGFINQMYSMDYPIAPFLLNGNLLYIPVIPLVQAAKSRFDFLERLMAAEELFEKNVIVIDTISSLIKYSANTEKSLDLISFFKKLNGMGKVIILTIEPNQLSEDIAAMFRSSCDVYITLKSRPLGSEVKRTIVVNKFTGAKGPVGQMIGFRIEPKVGLVVEIASVS from the coding sequence ATGGCAAAGATCTATTCTTTTCAAGTAGCAAGAGACGAGCTCAACGATAAGCTTGGTGGAGGATTCCCGGCAGGCTCCCTTGTGGTGATAGAAGGAGGGAGCGGCGGTGGCAAGAGTTCGATCACCCAGCGGCTGGCATATGGTCTGAATGAGAATGAAGTGAGTGTTACCTTTGTCTCCACTCAACTGACAACAAAGGGTTTCATAAACCAGATGTATTCCATGGACTATCCGATAGCGCCTTTCCTTCTGAACGGTAACCTGCTGTACATTCCGGTAATTCCCCTTGTACAGGCTGCAAAATCACGTTTTGATTTCCTTGAGAGATTAATGGCTGCTGAAGAGCTCTTCGAGAAGAACGTGATAGTTATAGACACGATCTCATCTTTGATAAAATACAGTGCAAATACCGAAAAAAGCCTTGACCTGATATCCTTTTTTAAAAAGCTCAATGGTATGGGAAAGGTCATCATACTCACGATCGAGCCAAATCAGCTCAGTGAGGATATCGCTGCAATGTTCAGGTCGTCCTGTGACGTCTACATAACTCTCAAATCAAGGCCTCTGGGAAGTGAGGTAAAGCGTACGATTGTGGTCAACAAATTCACCGGGGCCAAGGGTCCGGTGGGTCAGATGATAGGTTTCAGGATAGAACCAAAGGTCGGGCTCGTTGTAGAGATAGCTTCGGTATCATGA
- a CDS encoding methyltransferase domain-containing protein produces the protein MTRKKKFEHRLFSDKDGKRFATPENVAKYRAKRLKCNTIADISCGIGGQTIYFAEECEKVFAIEIDPKKIEYARKNCRQLGIDNVEFICADALSPEAIENLPRLDVVFSDPARPPSEKRRDINSLQPSIPEVMDAYRDKTSNFVFEAPPQLTPGRIPFDCEKEYLSLDGKMNRLDLYFGELKKCEISAIALPSGARIESDATNSPDIQVVSKPALYAYEPEESVERAGLLAELAGEVKTQAKDIGVFPIDKKRIFLTSMEDIDHRLFKNRYKVLNTPAFDIGRINKYLKENGFGTVLLRASVDPKEYWDIRNSLEKGLRGDRKAHLFLKGQNAILCETL, from the coding sequence GTGACACGTAAGAAGAAATTCGAACACAGGTTATTTTCCGACAAAGACGGAAAACGATTCGCAACTCCTGAAAATGTTGCAAAATACAGGGCCAAACGCCTAAAATGCAACACCATCGCAGACATCAGTTGCGGGATCGGCGGGCAGACGATCTATTTTGCAGAAGAATGCGAGAAGGTCTTTGCAATAGAGATAGACCCTAAAAAGATAGAGTATGCCAGGAAAAACTGCAGGCAACTTGGTATCGATAATGTCGAATTCATCTGCGCCGATGCACTTTCCCCTGAAGCTATAGAAAATTTACCTAGGCTTGATGTTGTTTTCTCGGACCCTGCAAGACCACCAAGTGAAAAAAGGCGTGATATCAATAGTTTACAGCCTTCGATTCCCGAAGTAATGGATGCCTACAGGGATAAGACATCGAACTTTGTCTTCGAGGCCCCACCTCAGCTTACACCAGGGAGGATTCCCTTTGACTGTGAGAAAGAATACCTATCCCTGGATGGCAAGATGAACCGTCTGGACCTCTATTTCGGGGAACTGAAAAAATGTGAGATATCAGCCATAGCACTTCCTTCCGGAGCCAGGATCGAATCGGACGCTACTAACAGCCCGGATATTCAGGTGGTCAGTAAGCCGGCACTGTATGCCTATGAGCCGGAGGAATCGGTTGAAAGGGCAGGACTTCTTGCAGAGCTTGCCGGAGAAGTAAAAACACAGGCAAAGGATATCGGTGTTTTCCCGATTGATAAAAAGCGTATTTTCCTGACATCAATGGAAGATATAGATCATCGATTGTTCAAGAACAGATACAAAGTGCTCAACACTCCGGCGTTTGACATAGGCCGAATCAACAAATATCTTAAGGAGAACGGTTTCGGGACCGTATTGTTACGAGCTTCGGTGGATCCGAAAGAATACTGGGATATACGTAACAGTCTGGAAAAAGGACTCAGAGGAGACAGAAAAGCACATCTTTTCCTCAAAGGACAAAATGCCATATTATGTGAGACACTGTAA
- a CDS encoding response regulator transcription factor has protein sequence MCPKVMVVDDEPDTIDLVKLILESEGIDVIGANSGFECLEFIKEELPDAILLDIMMPDMNGWETFHKIKENNPGLPVAMLTVKSQEFDKMLGLHVIKADDYITKPFSRKELIKRTRSLLEMDGQ, from the coding sequence ATGTGTCCCAAAGTCATGGTCGTAGATGATGAGCCAGATACCATAGACCTTGTGAAACTTATTCTTGAATCTGAAGGCATAGATGTTATCGGGGCAAACAGTGGTTTTGAATGCCTGGAGTTCATAAAAGAAGAGCTACCTGATGCAATACTGCTCGATATAATGATGCCCGACATGAACGGATGGGAAACATTCCACAAGATAAAAGAGAATAATCCGGGTCTCCCGGTTGCCATGCTGACCGTAAAAAGCCAGGAATTCGACAAGATGCTGGGCCTGCATGTCATAAAAGCGGACGACTACATCACAAAACCATTCAGCAGAAAGGAACTGATAAAGAGGACCAGATCTCTGCTTGAAATGGATGGTCAGTAA
- the alaS gene encoding alanine--tRNA ligase: MLEDEYQLDFFYENGFIRKQCSKCGKFFWTRDLDRNTCGDAPCDPYSFIGNPVFKKKFDLAEMREYYLSFFEERGHTRLERYPVVARWRDDIYLTIASIADFQPFVTSGQVRPPANPLTISQPCIRLSDLDAVGRSGRHLTTFEMMAHHAFNKKDEVIYWKDHTLELCDELFNSLGVDPLAVTYKEEPWAGGGNAGPCVEALVGGLEVATLVFMDLEQSKEGNIEIKGDKYQKMDNYIVDTGYGLERFVWASQGSPTIYDAVFPNIVNELMELAGLEHELDNTEYSNILAQNARLAGLMDVSEKANLFELRKQVASSIGITVDKLSAIMEPVENIYAITDHSRCLTFMLADGIIPSNVKAGYLARLVLRRTLRMMDEMDIRIPLSEIVEMHINNLPEYPEFSEKLDVIQDILEHEEKKFSETLDRGRRMIQKSAKHYKSAGEKIPLDTVVEMYDSHGIPPEISKEVASEMGVETELPDNFYSLVAEGHSKAEAKEEKVFPYAAKVEKLPETKRLFYDEPTRLEFEAVVLDIFDNHLVLDSTLFYPEGGGQPADHGTITVYDNVLNVIDVQVVDGVVVHTFDGVVDELQLRKGDMVVGKVNEDRRMAHACHHTATHIVNDAARKVLGDHVWQTGAQKTVDRARLDISHYKRITQDELNQIELIANRTVMENQRVTAEWMDRIDAEKKYGFKLYQGGVPPGNRIRVLKVADDVEACGGTHCTSTGLVGPIKMLKTERIQDGVERIEYAAGLAAVRATQEMESYLDQSAEALRVLPEHLPSTIERFFGEWKEFKKENERLKDELAHARVAGMVNDARDVEGLRVIASLIPNADADELVKIAGELTQNGDVVAILASDGESVKIVAAAGDDALKAGANAGSIVREMSKVVGGGGGGRPNMARGGGTDSQKVDDSLECGVSVLKGQLKAF; encoded by the coding sequence ATGCTTGAGGATGAATATCAGCTTGACTTTTTCTATGAAAACGGCTTTATTCGTAAGCAGTGTTCAAAATGCGGTAAATTCTTCTGGACACGGGACCTTGACAGGAATACCTGCGGCGACGCTCCCTGTGATCCATATAGCTTCATAGGTAATCCGGTTTTCAAGAAAAAGTTCGACCTCGCAGAGATGAGGGAATATTATCTTAGTTTTTTCGAAGAAAGAGGCCATACCAGACTGGAAAGATATCCTGTCGTGGCCAGGTGGAGAGACGACATATACCTGACAATCGCATCAATTGCCGATTTCCAGCCATTCGTCACTTCCGGACAGGTACGCCCTCCGGCAAATCCACTGACGATCTCACAGCCATGTATCCGTCTTTCAGACCTTGATGCAGTGGGCAGGAGCGGTCGTCATCTGACCACATTCGAGATGATGGCGCATCATGCCTTCAATAAGAAGGATGAGGTAATTTACTGGAAGGATCACACGCTGGAGCTCTGTGACGAGCTCTTCAACTCCCTTGGTGTGGATCCGCTGGCTGTGACCTATAAGGAGGAACCCTGGGCGGGCGGAGGCAATGCCGGTCCGTGTGTTGAGGCACTTGTAGGTGGTCTTGAAGTAGCAACACTTGTGTTCATGGACCTTGAGCAGTCAAAGGAAGGCAATATTGAGATCAAGGGTGACAAATACCAGAAGATGGATAATTATATCGTTGATACGGGATACGGGCTGGAGAGGTTCGTGTGGGCTTCACAGGGCTCGCCAACCATATATGATGCTGTTTTCCCGAATATTGTCAATGAGCTTATGGAACTTGCGGGGCTTGAACATGAGCTGGACAATACCGAATACTCCAATATCCTTGCCCAGAATGCCCGCCTTGCGGGACTCATGGATGTAAGCGAAAAGGCAAATCTCTTTGAGTTGCGCAAACAGGTTGCGTCCAGTATCGGTATCACCGTGGACAAGCTTTCAGCCATTATGGAGCCAGTGGAGAACATATACGCCATTACCGATCATAGCCGCTGTCTGACCTTCATGCTGGCAGACGGCATCATACCTTCTAATGTGAAGGCAGGATATCTCGCGCGTCTGGTGCTGCGCAGGACCCTGAGGATGATGGATGAGATGGATATCAGGATCCCTCTGTCCGAGATCGTTGAGATGCACATCAACAACCTGCCGGAGTATCCTGAATTCAGCGAGAAACTGGATGTAATACAGGACATACTGGAACATGAGGAAAAGAAATTCTCGGAGACCCTTGATCGTGGAAGACGTATGATCCAGAAGTCTGCAAAGCACTATAAGTCTGCAGGTGAGAAAATACCCCTTGATACTGTTGTCGAGATGTACGACAGCCACGGTATTCCTCCGGAGATCTCAAAGGAGGTCGCATCAGAGATGGGTGTGGAGACCGAGCTCCCGGATAACTTCTATTCACTGGTGGCAGAGGGTCACAGCAAGGCAGAGGCCAAGGAGGAGAAGGTTTTCCCTTATGCTGCCAAGGTCGAGAAACTCCCGGAGACAAAACGTCTCTTCTATGACGAGCCAACGCGTCTTGAGTTCGAGGCAGTGGTACTGGATATTTTTGACAACCATCTTGTACTTGACAGTACCCTCTTCTATCCGGAAGGTGGCGGACAGCCCGCAGACCATGGTACAATAACAGTTTATGACAATGTATTGAACGTCATAGACGTCCAGGTCGTGGATGGTGTCGTGGTCCACACTTTCGATGGTGTCGTGGATGAGCTTCAGCTGCGCAAAGGTGACATGGTCGTCGGCAAGGTTAACGAAGATAGAAGGATGGCCCATGCATGCCATCACACTGCCACTCACATTGTGAACGATGCAGCCAGAAAGGTACTCGGTGATCATGTCTGGCAGACAGGTGCACAGAAGACAGTTGACCGTGCCCGTCTTGATATATCTCACTATAAACGCATCACCCAGGATGAGCTCAACCAGATAGAACTCATAGCCAACCGCACGGTTATGGAGAACCAGCGCGTTACTGCTGAATGGATGGACCGTATCGATGCCGAGAAGAAATACGGCTTCAAGCTCTATCAGGGAGGTGTCCCTCCTGGCAACAGGATACGTGTGCTCAAGGTCGCGGATGATGTGGAGGCCTGCGGAGGTACACACTGTACAAGTACTGGTCTTGTAGGTCCCATCAAGATGCTCAAGACCGAGCGTATACAGGACGGTGTGGAACGTATAGAATATGCTGCCGGACTTGCGGCTGTCAGGGCCACACAGGAGATGGAGTCCTATCTGGATCAGTCTGCAGAAGCTCTGCGCGTACTTCCCGAACATCTTCCATCAACGATCGAGCGTTTCTTTGGCGAATGGAAGGAGTTCAAGAAAGAGAATGAAAGACTCAAGGACGAACTCGCGCATGCCCGTGTTGCAGGCATGGTAAATGACGCCCGGGATGTGGAAGGGCTGCGTGTTATAGCCAGTCTTATACCAAATGCGGATGCCGATGAACTGGTAAAGATCGCAGGCGAGCTCACACAGAACGGGGATGTCGTGGCTATACTTGCAAGTGATGGCGAAAGTGTCAAGATCGTAGCTGCTGCAGGTGACGATGCCCTCAAAGCCGGTGCCAATGCAGGCTCCATTGTGAGGGAAATGTCTAAAGTGGTCGGCGGCGGTGGCGGCGGTCGTCCGAACATGGCCCGTGGTGGCGGAACAGACTCGCAGAAAGTGGACGATTCACTGGAATGCGGTGTGTCGGTGTTAAAAGGTCAGTTAAAGGCTTTCTGA
- a CDS encoding FlaD/FlaE family flagellar protein translates to MSGLTDKIKKATSGILAKKGKKKGSSSPFASNEPPFMDSVPDLGSVPDLGSGMPPGGPPGANAPSGPPGMAPPGAAPPGGAPPGMGGPGGSGQSGSSENKEAIELNAKRIKEVESKVSKADVTLSMVQRENEEIKKTVDKIDQSVLELLSLYEIVSNQVNPFVGDDVASRATIERFEKVENRITEIGDLLVVFKNDMDAIDHKLNMPGISQELDSKMQDVESKLTAFADAMAMLHESIEGLTAKTEELSNKNELIDQNILELAETTSSISLRVDEIERQGVPVTPQSVSGAGDEIVEDLTDNEGDEDARKVKKDLVPMVRLENIRTDPTSVVVLLNWIEFLMERVGRNNLMDALDYYVDIGWISEDVRSEVMAYARGIDYYVEKPTWRLLPEDHTKSLLFVERLCGRKIDRNMLSSLDREMSKVKHGLEELYGI, encoded by the coding sequence ATGTCCGGCTTGACTGATAAGATAAAAAAGGCAACTTCAGGCATCCTTGCTAAAAAAGGAAAGAAGAAGGGGAGTAGTTCTCCCTTTGCCTCCAACGAACCCCCTTTTATGGATAGTGTTCCTGATCTGGGTTCGGTTCCGGACCTGGGTTCAGGTATGCCTCCCGGGGGCCCGCCGGGTGCAAACGCTCCCTCAGGTCCGCCAGGCATGGCACCACCAGGTGCAGCTCCTCCGGGTGGTGCTCCGCCCGGTATGGGAGGTCCGGGTGGTTCCGGTCAGTCAGGCTCTTCTGAGAACAAGGAGGCCATCGAACTCAACGCCAAGAGGATCAAAGAGGTCGAATCGAAGGTTTCCAAAGCTGACGTAACACTTAGCATGGTGCAGCGTGAGAACGAAGAGATCAAAAAGACCGTGGACAAGATCGATCAGAGTGTACTCGAGTTACTTTCTCTCTATGAGATCGTGTCCAATCAGGTGAATCCCTTCGTGGGTGACGATGTGGCTTCCAGAGCCACGATAGAGAGGTTCGAGAAAGTGGAGAACAGGATCACTGAGATTGGTGATCTGCTGGTAGTCTTCAAGAACGATATGGATGCAATTGACCATAAATTGAACATGCCGGGTATCTCGCAGGAACTCGATTCCAAGATGCAGGATGTGGAATCCAAACTCACAGCCTTCGCCGATGCCATGGCCATGCTGCATGAGAGCATAGAGGGTCTCACCGCAAAAACAGAGGAACTCTCGAACAAGAACGAACTCATTGATCAGAATATACTGGAACTTGCGGAAACCACAAGCAGTATTTCCTTAAGGGTTGATGAGATCGAAAGGCAGGGTGTCCCCGTGACTCCGCAATCGGTATCTGGTGCCGGGGATGAGATTGTTGAGGATCTTACTGACAATGAGGGCGATGAAGATGCCCGGAAGGTCAAAAAGGACCTTGTTCCCATGGTGCGCCTTGAGAACATAAGGACCGACCCCACAAGCGTTGTCGTACTGCTCAACTGGATAGAATTCCTGATGGAGCGTGTGGGCAGGAATAATCTTATGGATGCACTGGATTATTATGTGGATATCGGCTGGATCAGCGAGGATGTGAGATCCGAGGTAATGGCCTATGCCCGTGGGATCGACTATTATGTGGAAAAACCTACATGGCGCCTGCTTCCTGAGGATCACACCAAGTCCCTGCTGTTTGTCGAACGCCTGTGCGGACGCAAGATCGACCGTAACATGCTAAGCTCCCTGGACCGGGAAATGTCAAAGGTGAAGCACGGACTGGAGGAACTTTATGGGATTTGA